A single genomic interval of Nonomuraea rubra harbors:
- a CDS encoding MFS transporter codes for MSAPVRARVAVSLLYVIMSVPIGGWAARVPEIRRQVGADDALWGLANTVPSLGNVAGLCVIVLLVGRVPNRLLGVAGAALVLLTVPPLAASGSFAAVVLGLSTWALVSFVMAVPMGALALEVQRRYGRPLMGGFDACFGAGTLAGGLTGTLAAALEVRPWAQFVLTSALLGLCLAATARWLPREAGGGAGRLRGRFTRGVLPLTAMAFLSGFVSEAAMLWNAVYVSDTMGAGPVAGGVSYTVAATTGTVALLAVDRVTARLGLARTVRACTLFAAGGFGLCLLIGTPAAAVAGFVVLGVGMAAVNPALYTMAAHQEGLSPSEGVSMVELGQFPGASIVAPALIGALSGLAGLRLALASIVVAALLLSALAVRLRPAGDRVW; via the coding sequence ATGTCCGCACCGGTCCGGGCCAGGGTGGCCGTGTCCCTGCTCTACGTGATCATGAGCGTGCCCATCGGCGGGTGGGCCGCCCGGGTGCCCGAGATCCGCCGGCAGGTGGGCGCGGACGACGCCCTCTGGGGCCTGGCGAACACCGTGCCGAGCCTCGGCAACGTCGCCGGCCTCTGCGTGATCGTGCTGCTCGTGGGCCGGGTCCCCAACCGGTTGCTCGGCGTCGCCGGGGCCGCGCTCGTCCTGCTCACCGTGCCCCCGCTCGCCGCCTCGGGCAGCTTCGCCGCGGTGGTGCTCGGCCTGTCCACGTGGGCCCTGGTCTCCTTCGTCATGGCCGTCCCCATGGGCGCGCTGGCCCTGGAGGTCCAGCGCCGCTACGGCAGGCCCCTCATGGGCGGCTTCGACGCCTGCTTCGGCGCGGGCACGCTGGCCGGCGGCCTGACCGGCACCCTGGCGGCGGCGCTGGAGGTGCGCCCGTGGGCGCAGTTCGTGCTGACGAGCGCGCTGCTCGGCCTCTGCCTGGCGGCCACGGCCCGCTGGTTGCCGCGCGAGGCGGGCGGGGGAGCGGGGCGGCTGCGCGGGCGCTTCACCCGCGGCGTGCTTCCGCTGACCGCGATGGCGTTCCTGTCCGGGTTCGTCTCGGAGGCGGCGATGCTCTGGAACGCCGTCTACGTCTCCGACACCATGGGCGCCGGCCCGGTCGCCGGAGGCGTCTCCTACACCGTCGCCGCCACGACCGGCACAGTGGCGCTGCTGGCCGTGGACCGGGTCACCGCCCGCCTGGGCCTCGCCCGCACGGTACGCGCGTGCACCCTGTTCGCGGCGGGCGGCTTCGGCCTCTGCCTGCTGATCGGCACCCCGGCTGCGGCGGTGGCAGGGTTCGTCGTGCTCGGGGTCGGCATGGCGGCCGTCAACCCCGCTCTCTACACGATGGCGGCCCACCAGGAGGGGCTGTCGCCGAGCGAGGGCGTGTCGATGGTCGAGCTCGGCCAGTTCCCCGGAGCGTCGATCGTGGCGCCCGCCCTGATCGGCGCGCTGAGCGGCCTGGCCGGCCTCCGCCTCGCCCTGGCCTCCATCGTCGTCGCGGCGCTGCTGCTCAGCGCGCTGGCCGTCCGGCTGCGCCCGGCCGGCGACCGGGTGTGGTGA
- a CDS encoding alpha-N-arabinofuranosidase has protein sequence MSDQVVPAVINLDVPGPVISRHLYGHFAEHLGRCIYGGFYVGEDSEIPNEGGIRLDVVEALRALDIPNLRWPGGCFADEYHWMDGIGPKQDRPSMVNTHWGNVEENNHFGTHEFMALCELLGAEPYISGNVGSGTVREMSDWVEYLTRDGDSPMVRLRKQNGREEPWKIRFWGLGNEAWGCGGNMSAQQYAAEARRFGTYCRDHGGNKLYRIAAGANSADYAWTETLMKQLGELGCAYRPQPFMQALSFHYYTIPGTWQDKGDATVFDTDDYYRTLAKAAYVDELITGHANVMDCYDPGKHVGLVLDEWGTWWNVEPGTNPGFLYQQNTLRDALVASLHFDIFHRHADRLVMANIAQTVNVLQAMILTDPDTKALVLTPTYHVFEMNKGHQDAASLRVDLPAGVPARETLATVSLSASRKDGKVLVSLSNLDAGAPADVELDLRGGALSGVRARILTAGNLQDHNTPGAPDTIAPRAHDQVTATANGLRVHLPAHSFITVEGRLG, from the coding sequence ATGAGTGACCAGGTCGTGCCCGCTGTCATCAACCTCGACGTGCCCGGCCCGGTGATCAGCCGGCACCTGTACGGCCACTTCGCCGAGCACCTGGGCCGGTGCATCTACGGCGGCTTCTACGTGGGCGAGGACAGCGAGATCCCGAACGAGGGCGGGATCCGCCTGGACGTGGTCGAAGCGCTGCGCGCGCTGGACATCCCGAACCTGCGCTGGCCGGGCGGCTGCTTCGCCGACGAGTACCACTGGATGGACGGCATCGGGCCCAAGCAGGACCGCCCGTCGATGGTCAACACCCACTGGGGCAACGTCGAGGAGAACAACCACTTCGGCACGCACGAGTTCATGGCGCTGTGCGAGCTGCTCGGCGCGGAGCCGTACATTTCCGGAAATGTCGGGTCGGGCACCGTGCGCGAGATGAGCGACTGGGTCGAGTACCTGACCCGCGACGGCGACTCCCCGATGGTCAGGCTGCGCAAGCAGAACGGCCGCGAGGAGCCGTGGAAGATCCGCTTCTGGGGGCTCGGCAACGAGGCGTGGGGCTGCGGCGGCAACATGTCCGCCCAGCAGTACGCCGCCGAGGCCCGCCGGTTCGGCACCTACTGCCGCGACCACGGCGGCAACAAGCTCTACCGCATCGCCGCCGGCGCCAACTCCGCCGACTACGCCTGGACCGAGACGCTGATGAAGCAGCTCGGCGAGCTGGGCTGCGCCTACCGGCCGCAGCCGTTCATGCAGGCGCTGTCGTTCCACTACTACACGATCCCCGGCACCTGGCAGGACAAGGGCGACGCCACCGTCTTCGACACCGACGACTACTACCGCACGCTGGCCAAGGCCGCGTACGTGGACGAGCTGATCACCGGCCACGCCAACGTGATGGACTGCTACGACCCCGGCAAGCACGTCGGCCTGGTGCTGGACGAGTGGGGCACCTGGTGGAACGTCGAGCCCGGCACCAACCCCGGCTTCCTCTACCAGCAGAACACGCTCAGGGACGCCCTGGTCGCGAGCCTGCACTTCGACATCTTCCACCGCCACGCCGACCGCCTGGTCATGGCCAACATCGCCCAGACCGTCAACGTGCTGCAGGCCATGATCCTCACCGACCCCGACACCAAGGCCCTGGTGCTCACCCCGACCTATCACGTGTTCGAGATGAACAAGGGCCACCAGGACGCCGCCTCGCTCCGGGTCGACCTGCCCGCGGGGGTGCCTGCCCGAGAGACGCTGGCCACCGTCTCGCTGTCGGCCAGCCGCAAGGACGGCAAGGTGCTCGTCTCCCTGTCCAACCTGGACGCCGGCGCCCCCGCAGACGTCGAGCTCGACCTGCGCGGCGGCGCCCTGTCCGGCGTCCGCGCCCGCATCCTCACCGCCGGCAACCTCCAGGACCACAACACTCCCGGCGCGCCGGACACCATCGCCCCGCGCGCCCACGACCAGGTCACGGCCACGGCGAACGGGCTGCGCGTGCACCTGCCCGCCCACTCCTTCATCACGGTCGAGGGCAGGCTGGGCTGA
- a CDS encoding iron-siderophore ABC transporter substrate-binding protein, with the protein MRSALTAPLTAPLTAIAAIVALAACGTTEAPVTEQSPAAAGATASATAAGPITVTDARGKEVKLDAPATKVVSLEWAETEMLAGLGVMPVGAADVKGYATWDTAVKLDSSVKDVGMRQEPSIDSISALSPDLVVMESDDEELAAQLEKFVPVIVAKGSDATDNLKRMRDDLNMIATAVGKTDEAAKQLADFDAALADGKAKIAAAGGAGKPFVMADGWKQGSTISVRLFGKGSLVSEVATQLGLKNAWTGKVDEQWGLGTTDVEGLSVLKDPETRFFYNASDGEDVFADGLKDNAIWKSLPFVEKQQVTKLPDGIWTFGGPLSAQQYADALVKAYTG; encoded by the coding sequence ATGCGCAGCGCCCTGACGGCCCCCCTGACCGCCCCCCTGACGGCCATCGCCGCCATCGTCGCCCTCGCCGCCTGCGGCACGACAGAAGCCCCCGTGACCGAGCAGTCCCCCGCCGCGGCCGGCGCCACGGCCTCGGCGACCGCCGCCGGGCCCATCACCGTGACCGACGCCCGCGGCAAGGAGGTCAAGCTCGACGCCCCGGCGACCAAGGTCGTCAGCCTGGAGTGGGCCGAGACCGAGATGCTGGCCGGACTGGGCGTCATGCCGGTGGGCGCGGCCGACGTCAAGGGGTACGCCACCTGGGACACCGCCGTCAAGCTCGACTCCTCGGTCAAGGACGTCGGCATGCGGCAGGAGCCGAGCATCGACTCCATCAGCGCCCTGTCGCCCGACCTGGTCGTCATGGAGTCCGACGACGAGGAGCTGGCCGCGCAGCTCGAGAAGTTCGTGCCGGTGATCGTGGCCAAGGGCAGCGACGCCACCGACAACCTCAAGCGCATGCGCGACGACCTCAACATGATCGCCACGGCCGTCGGCAAGACCGACGAGGCCGCCAAGCAACTGGCCGACTTCGACGCGGCGCTCGCCGACGGCAAGGCGAAGATCGCCGCCGCGGGCGGCGCCGGCAAGCCGTTCGTCATGGCCGACGGGTGGAAGCAGGGCAGCACGATCTCCGTCCGCCTGTTCGGCAAGGGCTCGCTGGTCTCCGAGGTGGCCACGCAGCTCGGCCTCAAGAACGCCTGGACGGGCAAGGTCGACGAGCAGTGGGGCCTGGGCACCACCGACGTCGAGGGCCTGAGCGTGCTCAAGGACCCGGAGACCCGCTTCTTCTACAACGCCTCCGACGGCGAAGACGTCTTCGCCGACGGGCTCAAGGACAACGCCATCTGGAAGTCGCTGCCGTTCGTCGAGAAGCAGCAGGTCACCAAGCTGCCTGACGGCATCTGGACCTTCGGCGGCCCCCTGTCCGCGCAGCAGTACGCCGACGCGCTGGTGAAGGCGTACACCGGTTGA
- a CDS encoding helix-turn-helix domain-containing protein, which produces MGLEVESRPSDSPYVERVWRSRSDDVARMTSIASASWDLVFWEHGGQVSAAVQGPETRATPAPVPEYATFFGISFAVGASMPHFPMERLVDGNVEIPGTTRRSFHLKGSTWRLPGYDDAEWFVRRLVREEILVLDPVVAAVLGGGPAGVSARTVQRRFVAATGLTRGTIRQIGRARQAAGLLQDGVPAHDVIHRLGYFDQPHLARSLSRYVGRTATQLAGRTSPEPLSLLYRT; this is translated from the coding sequence ATGGGCTTGGAGGTCGAGAGCCGGCCGTCCGACTCGCCGTACGTCGAGCGGGTGTGGCGCAGCCGCAGCGACGACGTCGCGCGCATGACGTCCATCGCGTCGGCGAGCTGGGACCTGGTCTTCTGGGAGCACGGCGGGCAGGTCAGCGCGGCCGTGCAGGGGCCGGAGACGCGGGCCACCCCGGCCCCGGTCCCCGAGTACGCCACGTTCTTCGGCATCAGCTTCGCCGTCGGCGCCTCGATGCCGCACTTCCCGATGGAGCGGCTGGTCGACGGCAACGTGGAGATCCCGGGCACGACGCGCAGGTCGTTCCACCTGAAGGGGTCCACCTGGCGGCTGCCCGGCTACGACGACGCGGAGTGGTTCGTGCGGCGGCTGGTGCGCGAGGAGATCCTGGTCCTCGACCCGGTCGTGGCCGCGGTGCTCGGCGGCGGGCCGGCGGGCGTGTCGGCGCGCACGGTGCAGCGGCGCTTCGTGGCGGCGACCGGGCTCACCCGGGGCACGATCCGGCAGATCGGCCGCGCCAGGCAGGCGGCGGGGCTGCTCCAGGACGGGGTGCCGGCGCACGACGTGATCCACCGGCTGGGCTACTTCGACCAGCCGCACCTGGCGCGCTCGTTGTCCCGCTACGTCGGGCGCACCGCGACCCAGCTGGCCGGACGGACCTCGCCCGAGCCGCTGTCGCTCCTGTACAGGACCTGA
- a CDS encoding ABC transporter ATP-binding protein, with amino-acid sequence MTEEISLRGAELCLSYHGTPVVEDGRITLRPGHVTALVGPNGSGKSTLLRALSRLHRPDSGAVTLGDGADALTLSARDFACRVTLLAQSRPTPGGVCVRDVVGYGRHPYRRRWRAADPDGADHVERAMRLTGVTRMADRPVDELSGGELQRVWLATCLAQDTGVLLLDEPTTFLDLRYQVELLDLVRDLADEHGVAIGVVLHDLNQAAEIADHVVLLHQGRIRADGPPAEVLTEDLLTETYGIRIEVSHDPRTGTVTTRPIGRHSRTVPATT; translated from the coding sequence ATGACCGAGGAGATCTCTCTCCGCGGCGCGGAGCTTTGCCTCAGCTACCACGGCACCCCCGTGGTCGAGGACGGTCGCATCACCCTGCGGCCGGGCCACGTGACCGCCCTGGTGGGCCCCAACGGCAGCGGCAAGTCGACGCTGCTGCGCGCGCTGTCCAGGCTCCACCGCCCCGACAGCGGCGCCGTGACGCTCGGTGACGGCGCCGACGCCCTCACCCTGTCCGCGCGCGACTTCGCCTGCCGGGTGACGCTGCTCGCGCAGAGCCGTCCCACCCCGGGCGGCGTGTGCGTGCGCGACGTCGTCGGCTACGGCCGCCACCCCTACCGTCGGCGCTGGCGGGCCGCGGACCCCGACGGCGCCGACCACGTCGAGCGGGCGATGCGGCTCACCGGCGTGACGCGGATGGCCGATCGGCCGGTGGACGAGCTGTCCGGCGGCGAGCTGCAGCGCGTCTGGCTGGCCACCTGCCTGGCCCAGGACACCGGCGTCCTGCTGCTGGACGAGCCCACCACGTTCCTCGACCTGCGTTACCAGGTGGAGCTGCTGGACCTCGTCCGCGACCTGGCCGACGAGCACGGGGTGGCGATCGGCGTGGTCCTGCACGACCTCAACCAGGCCGCCGAGATCGCCGACCACGTCGTGCTCCTGCACCAGGGCCGCATCCGCGCGGACGGCCCGCCCGCCGAGGTCCTCACCGAGGACCTGCTCACCGAAACGTACGGCATCCGCATCGAGGTCAGCCACGACCCGAGGACGGGCACCGTGACCACCAGGCCCATCGGCCGCCACAGCAGAACCGTCCCAGCAACCACATGA
- a CDS encoding cadmium resistance transporter translates to MNLGIAGQAAGLFAVTNVDDLLVLALFFARGAGLRSAAARVVAGQYLGFLAILAVAVAAAFGAALLPAAVVPYLGLLPLALGVKAGWRAWRGRHGGEDPPDGAGGGPGALEVAAVTFANGGDNIGVYVPVFATSGHGGMTVYVAVFLVLVAVWCAAGRFLATRPVIARALGRWGHVLLPVVLIGLGLVILAEGGAFGL, encoded by the coding sequence GTGAATCTGGGTATCGCCGGGCAGGCCGCGGGGCTGTTCGCCGTCACCAACGTCGACGACCTCCTCGTCCTCGCGCTCTTCTTCGCGCGGGGAGCCGGCCTGCGCTCGGCCGCCGCCCGGGTCGTGGCCGGGCAGTATCTCGGCTTCCTCGCCATCCTCGCCGTGGCGGTGGCCGCCGCGTTCGGCGCCGCCCTGCTGCCCGCCGCGGTCGTCCCGTACCTCGGGCTGCTCCCGCTCGCCCTGGGGGTGAAGGCGGGATGGCGGGCGTGGCGCGGCCGTCACGGCGGCGAGGACCCGCCCGACGGGGCCGGGGGCGGGCCGGGGGCGCTGGAGGTGGCCGCGGTGACCTTCGCCAACGGCGGCGACAACATCGGCGTGTACGTGCCCGTCTTCGCCACCTCGGGCCATGGCGGTATGACCGTCTACGTCGCCGTCTTCCTCGTCCTGGTGGCCGTCTGGTGCGCGGCGGGGCGGTTCCTCGCCACCCGCCCGGTGATCGCCAGGGCGCTCGGCCGGTGGGGGCACGTGCTGCTGCCGGTGGTCCTGATCGGGCTCGGCCTGGTCATCCTCGCCGAGGGCGGCGCCTTCGGCCTGTAG
- a CDS encoding helix-turn-helix transcriptional regulator — protein sequence MDLAELGAFLKSRRDRLAPQAVGLPPGTRRRVPGLRRDEVAELASMSADYYTELEQGRGQCPSEPVLHALARALRLDPDETAHLFHLTGHPAPLGAEPVPMQEALRQLMDRLQDTPAMVITDLHEVVVQNHAAQVLVGPQAGLTGVRASFLFHWFTVPATRDLYPPEDHEYHSRLLVSDLRAAVARRGTADPAGRALVDHLLGTSDEFAGLWRAREVKVRHEEYKRVVNPALGTLKVTCNSIVTADAAQRLLWFVPDDAGAVRKLAALDPAEVWRDTPGPAFGLFRSWG from the coding sequence GTGGATCTCGCGGAACTGGGCGCGTTCCTGAAGTCGCGCAGGGACCGGCTCGCCCCGCAGGCCGTCGGCCTGCCGCCGGGCACCCGGCGGCGGGTGCCCGGCCTGCGCAGGGACGAGGTGGCGGAGCTGGCCAGCATGTCCGCCGACTACTACACCGAGCTGGAGCAGGGCCGCGGCCAGTGCCCGTCGGAGCCGGTGCTGCACGCCCTGGCCCGCGCCCTGCGCCTCGACCCGGACGAGACCGCCCACCTGTTCCACCTGACCGGCCATCCGGCGCCGCTCGGCGCCGAGCCCGTGCCCATGCAGGAGGCGCTGCGCCAGCTCATGGACCGGCTCCAGGACACCCCTGCCATGGTGATCACCGACCTGCACGAGGTGGTCGTCCAGAACCACGCCGCGCAGGTGCTCGTCGGGCCGCAGGCGGGGCTGACCGGCGTGCGGGCCAGCTTCCTGTTCCACTGGTTCACCGTCCCGGCCACCCGCGACCTCTACCCGCCCGAGGACCACGAGTACCACTCCCGGCTGCTCGTCTCCGACCTGCGGGCCGCCGTCGCCCGGCGCGGCACCGCCGACCCGGCCGGCCGCGCGCTCGTCGATCACCTGCTGGGCACGAGCGACGAGTTCGCCGGGCTGTGGCGGGCACGCGAGGTCAAGGTGCGCCACGAGGAGTACAAGCGGGTCGTCAACCCCGCGCTCGGCACCCTCAAGGTCACCTGCAACAGCATCGTCACCGCCGACGCCGCCCAGCGGCTGCTCTGGTTCGTCCCCGACGACGCCGGCGCCGTGCGGAAGCTGGCCGCGCTCGACCCCGCCGAGGTCTGGCGCGACACCCCCGGGCCGGCGTTCGGGCTGTTCAGAAGCTGGGGTTGA
- a CDS encoding glycoside hydrolase family 43 protein yields MNLRRRALALLAALCAVLAVNAAPASAANSAYVFAYFTESPNMNGANYGLHLAVSQDGLNWTPLNQNNPVVTPTAGTLGLRDPFVLRKQDGTFVILATDLNGTDFGQQNQYLHVWDSTDLTSFTGYRRIRMHNLATHTWAPTAFWDAARGQYGIVYSAHNGTTDVFMVNYTTDFRTVTANQVYFSPGFPVLDGDIVVDGPTFYLYYKNLSNGLLYGARSTTGAPNSYTTYTSGLRQGSAMEAPLLIKNNAGTGWWLWGDSFSPVNNDYYAWSSTNVGGNSWTALDQRAYTPPLNAKHGSIAGITTAEYNALVSRWGTPAWTRLKSSNFPDRYVRHADLAGRLDAYPFDPYQDQLWRMVPGLADSAGVSFESVNYPGRYLRHYNYEIRLDPGDNTAAFRADATFHRVAGLADSAWSSFRSHNFPDRYLRHSNYLLRVDPIGTATDRADATFRLTP; encoded by the coding sequence GTGAACCTCCGCCGAAGAGCACTCGCCCTCCTGGCCGCGTTATGCGCGGTGCTCGCCGTCAACGCCGCCCCGGCCTCGGCCGCGAACAGCGCGTACGTGTTCGCGTACTTCACCGAGTCGCCGAACATGAACGGCGCCAACTACGGCCTGCACCTGGCGGTCAGCCAGGACGGCCTGAACTGGACCCCGCTCAACCAGAACAACCCGGTCGTCACCCCCACCGCCGGCACCCTCGGCCTGCGCGACCCGTTCGTCCTGCGCAAGCAGGACGGCACGTTCGTCATCCTGGCCACCGACCTCAACGGCACCGACTTCGGCCAGCAGAACCAGTACCTGCACGTCTGGGACTCCACCGACCTGACGAGCTTCACCGGCTACCGCCGCATCCGGATGCACAACCTGGCAACCCACACCTGGGCGCCCACCGCGTTCTGGGACGCCGCCCGAGGCCAGTACGGCATCGTCTACTCGGCCCACAACGGCACCACCGACGTGTTCATGGTCAACTACACCACGGACTTCCGCACGGTCACCGCCAACCAGGTGTACTTCAGCCCCGGCTTCCCCGTGCTGGACGGCGACATCGTGGTGGACGGCCCGACCTTCTACCTGTACTACAAGAACCTCTCCAACGGGCTCCTCTACGGCGCCCGCTCCACCACCGGCGCCCCCAACAGCTACACCACCTACACCAGCGGCCTGCGCCAGGGCAGCGCCATGGAGGCGCCGCTGCTGATCAAGAACAACGCCGGCACCGGCTGGTGGCTCTGGGGCGACTCCTTCAGCCCGGTCAACAACGACTACTACGCCTGGTCGTCCACCAACGTCGGCGGCAACTCCTGGACGGCGCTCGACCAGCGCGCCTACACCCCGCCGCTGAACGCCAAGCACGGCTCCATCGCCGGCATCACCACCGCCGAGTACAACGCCCTGGTCAGCCGATGGGGAACCCCGGCCTGGACGCGGCTGAAGTCCTCCAACTTCCCCGACCGCTACGTCCGCCACGCCGACCTGGCCGGCCGCCTGGACGCCTACCCCTTCGACCCCTACCAGGACCAGCTCTGGCGCATGGTGCCCGGCCTGGCCGACTCCGCCGGGGTGTCGTTCGAGTCGGTCAACTATCCCGGCCGCTACCTGCGCCACTACAACTACGAGATCCGGCTCGACCCCGGCGACAACACCGCGGCCTTCCGCGCCGACGCCACCTTCCACCGGGTCGCGGGCCTGGCCGACTCCGCCTGGTCGTCGTTCCGCTCGCACAACTTCCCCGACCGCTACCTGCGGCACAGCAACTACCTGCTGCGCGTGGACCCGATCGGCACCGCCACCGACCGGGCCGACGCCACGTTCCGCCTGACCCCGTAG
- a CDS encoding LacI family DNA-binding transcriptional regulator, with amino-acid sequence MVTMGDVARLAGVSKMTVSNVVNNRAGVSDPVRRRVLEAIRESGYRVNVSARTLKSGRTGVIGLAVPDIEAAYFGHLASHVIGEARRRGFHVAVEESGADAGGEADAIARSRTLQFDGLILSAVELDRVEEPADARYPVVMLGEQDFGGRFDHVAMPNEEGAHAATAHLAGQGCRRIAIVTGGGLDGVNVVTRRYRGYRAALAERGLDVEPPLLFALDGMDMEAGRAAAHRLADSGREVDGVVAVTDTVALGVLRGLADRGLRVPEDVRVAGFDDIPAAAYAVPSLTTVAPDHRWMAATAVELVTRRIAAPLRPTGQYVAPFELVIRESSR; translated from the coding sequence ATGGTGACCATGGGAGACGTCGCCCGGCTGGCCGGGGTGTCGAAGATGACGGTCTCCAACGTGGTCAACAACCGCGCCGGGGTCAGCGACCCGGTCCGCAGGCGCGTCCTGGAGGCCATCCGCGAGTCGGGCTACCGCGTCAACGTCTCCGCCCGCACGCTCAAGTCCGGGCGGACCGGCGTGATCGGCCTGGCCGTGCCGGACATCGAGGCCGCGTACTTCGGCCATCTCGCCTCCCACGTGATCGGCGAGGCGCGGCGGCGCGGCTTCCACGTCGCGGTCGAGGAGTCGGGCGCCGACGCCGGCGGTGAGGCCGACGCCATCGCCCGCTCCCGCACCCTGCAGTTCGACGGGCTGATCCTCAGCGCCGTCGAGCTCGACCGGGTGGAGGAGCCCGCCGACGCCCGCTATCCCGTCGTGATGCTGGGCGAGCAGGACTTCGGCGGCCGCTTCGACCACGTCGCCATGCCCAACGAGGAGGGCGCGCACGCCGCCACCGCGCACCTGGCCGGCCAGGGCTGCCGCCGGATCGCCATCGTCACCGGCGGCGGCCTCGACGGCGTGAACGTGGTGACCCGCCGCTACCGCGGCTACCGCGCCGCACTCGCCGAACGCGGCCTCGACGTGGAGCCGCCGCTGCTGTTCGCCCTCGACGGCATGGACATGGAGGCGGGGCGCGCCGCGGCTCACCGCCTGGCCGACTCCGGCCGCGAGGTGGACGGCGTGGTGGCGGTGACCGACACCGTCGCCCTGGGCGTCCTGCGCGGCCTGGCCGACCGCGGCCTGCGCGTCCCCGAAGACGTGCGGGTCGCCGGCTTCGACGACATCCCGGCGGCGGCGTACGCGGTGCCGTCGCTGACCACGGTGGCGCCCGACCATCGGTGGATGGCCGCCACGGCCGTCGAGCTGGTGACCCGGCGCATCGCCGCGCCGCTGCGCCCGACCGGCCAGTACGTGGCGCCCTTCGAGCTCGTGATCAGGGAATCGAGCCGCTGA